From a single Cryptococcus neoformans var. neoformans B-3501A chromosome 3, whole genome shotgun sequence genomic region:
- a CDS encoding hypothetical protein (HMMPfam hit to Thymidylate_kin, Thymidylate kinase, score: 210.9, E(): 2.3e-60), whose amino-acid sequence MSTSTRGAFIVFEGLDRCGKSTQVDRLVQRLERQGHRARLQKFPDRTTQIGKMIDAYLQSKTEIDDHAIHLLFSANRWECSAAIRRDLANGITVIADRYAFSGIAFSAAKGLPFDFCLHPDAGLPLPDVTLYLTLPPETAAKRSAYGEERYESVSIQQAVRQQFKLVANEIKNRHGSDKWIEIEADGTFEDVEERIWSQISNVVEYSNGNIGDLWSR is encoded by the exons ATGTCAACTTCCACCCGAGGCGCCTTTATTGTCTTCGAAGGACTAGACCGTTGTGGAAAATCAACACAAGTAGACCGTCTAGTCCAGCGTCTAGAACGCCAGGGCCATAGAGCGCGTCTGCAAAAATTCCCTG ATAGAACGACGCAGATAGGGAAAATGATCGACGCCTATCTGCAATCCAAAACTGAAATAGATGACCATGCTAtccaccttctcttcagcGCTAACCGATGGGAGTGCTC AGCAGCCATCAGGAGAGATCTAGCCAATGGCATAACTGTCATCGCTGACCGTTATGCGTTCTCGGGTATAGCTTTTTCAGCCGCCAAG GGTCTGCCTTTTGATTTCTGCTTGCACCCAGATGCGGGACTCCCTCTTCCGGACGTAACACTATATCTCACCTTGCCCCCAGAAACAGCAGCCAAGCGTTCCGCATATGGTGAAGAGCGCTATGAGTCTGTTTCGATTCAGCAAGCCGTCCGACAACAGTTCAAACTTGTTGCCAATGAAATTAAAAACCGACATGGCTCTGACAAATGGATTGAGATTGAAGCCGATGGGACATTCGAGGACGTTGAAGAACGAATATGGTCGCAGATAAGTAATGTTGTGGAATATTCAAACGGAAATATTGGGGATCTTTGGTCAAGATAG
- a CDS encoding hypothetical protein (HMMPfam hit to DUF962, Protein of unknown function (DUF962), score: 16.4, E(): 4.7e-08), translating to MSKKRTWLIVAAHVTLPDAKLFTLTWGLAFQPSLALAFITSYMTYYTLLDPIGGVTYIPVGSLLYLTATYLATSPPSWLPLTSPAEPSAIPFALAIHGLAWIAQFIGHGVFEHRAPALLDNLVQVVALVLAPFFVHLEALFALFNYKPDLHKKIKARAGLRISEMNRQKSHKAE from the exons atgtcgaagaagag GACTTGGCTCATTGTTGCCGCCCATGTTACCTTACCAGATGCAAAGCTGTTTACCTTAACTTGGGGTCTAGCTTTCCAACCTAGCCTCGCGCTAGCATTCATCACTTCCTATATGACGTATTACACATTGCTTGATCCAATTGGAGGT GTAACTTATATTCCAGTTGGGAGTCTACTTTACCTCACTGCCACCTATCTTGCCACATCGCCACCTTCTTGGCTTCCCCTGACATCTCCTGCGGAACCATCCGCCATACCATTTGCTCTCGCCATCCACGGGCTAGCTTGGATCGCGCAGTTTATTGGACATGGAGTCTTTGAACACAGGGCGCCCGCTTTATTGGATAATCTTGTCCAGG TGGTAGCTCTCGTCCTTGCTCCTTTCTTTGTCCATCTCGAAGCCTTGTTCGCGCTTTTCAACT ACAAACCTGATCTACacaagaagatcaaggctAGAGCCGGGCTTCGGATCAGCGAGATGAACAGACAAAAGAGTCACAAAGCTGAGTGA